ATGAGATGATTTAAAGGTAAAGTTGTCACCGGGGCCGTAAAGGTTGACCGGAAGCAGGAATATTGAGTTGAAACCATACTGCTGCCTGTATGCCTGAGACTGGACAAGCATCATTTTTTTGGCAAGGCCATAAGGGGCGTTTGTCTCTTCGGGATAACCGTTCCATATATCATCTTCTTTAAATGGTACAGGAGTGAATTTTGGATAGGCACATATGGTTCCAAGTGCAACAAATTTATCAATTTTATGGAGATATCCTTCGTGGAGAAGCTGTATTCCCATCATGGCGTTTTCATAGAAAAGCGATGCCGGATTTTCTTGATTAAATCCTATGCCTCCTACTTTTGCTGCAAGATGAATGACAATATCAGGATTTGTTTCAATATACAGACGGCGCACATCGTTGATGTCAACCAGATTGTATTCGGGCAGATCAGCCACAATAATGTTTTTGTAGCCCTTCTCCTTCATTTGATGAATCAGGTGGGTTCCTAAGAAACCTTTGCCACCGGTTATCGTGATTTTTTTATTAAACAGTGTTGAATCTCCTATTTTGATGGAAGATGGACGATGGAAGATGGACGAGATAATTCTATGGGCATTACAAATTTATTATTTGCAAAAATTGTCAACTTTTTTCTCCATCACGTTAAGCATAGCAAAAATATGTTCATAGGCTTCGTCGAGCTTTCCGAACAATTCCCCATTTATATAGTTGCATTTGCAAGCAAATTCCAGCCATGTCTGTGTCTCTGATGCTTCTTGAGATGCATCGGTCAGTTTATTCAGAAAAACAGCTTTGTAACGTCTTTTGCGCCATCCTTCTGATAAATTTGAACAGACTGATCTTGATGATCTTCGAATCTGGTCTGTTAAGGAATATGTCTCATCCTTAGGGAAACTTTTTGATATTTCAAATATTAGCATTGCAGTATCAAATGCCTTTTTATATACATCCAAATCTCTTACACTGTTTATTCTACTTGTAACTTTTTTGTCCATCGTCATAGCCTGTGTTGGCAGGCGATCTTCCCTCGCCTATCGTCTATCGTTTACTTAATGTTCCCGTATCTGCTCATATACAGAAAAGTTATGGTTTGTATAACCAAAACCCTTACGCTTTGATGCTTCAAGACCTTCACGTGCAGAAGTTAGTCCTACCATTTGTACGTCGCAGTCTATCATGATTTTTACAAGTTCATCAAAGGTAACTCTGGGCTCCCAACCAAGCTTTTCTTTTGCCTTTGATATATCTGCCTGCAAGGCCTCTACTTCTGTAGGTCTGAAGTAACGTGGATCAACGCGGACAAGAATAGTTCCAGGGGTTACATGTTCCCATGTGGATGATGCTACAATTCCAACCTCATCCTGGCCTTCTCCTTTCCAGTCAAGAATAATACCCATATAAGAAAAGGCTTTATCAACAAACTCTCTTACAGAGTAACTTTTTCCTGTGCCTACAACATAATCATCAGGTTTTTCCTGCTGGAGCATAAGCCACATCATTTCAACGTATTCAGGGGCAAATCCCCAATCCCGTTTTGAATTCATGTTCCCGAGATAAAGTGTCTTCTGATTGCCGGTAAGTATATTTGCTACAGCTCTTGTAATCTTGCGAGTTACAAAGGTTTCGCCTCTTCGTGGTGACTCGTGATTGAAAAGAATACCGTTACAGGCAAAGAGATTATATCCCTCTCGGTAATTTATGGTCATCCAGTATGAATATATTTTTGCGGCTGCATAAGGGCTTCTCGGATAGAATGGACTTTTTTCATTTTGCGGAGGAGGTGTGCCGCCGAATAACTCTGATGAGGATGCCTGATAGTATTTCGTAGTGATGCCACTTCTGCGGATGGCTTCAAGGAGTCTTGTTGTCCCCAGCGCAGTCGAATCTCCTGTATATTCTGGCATATCAAAACTTACGCGCACGTGACTCTGAGCTGCAAGATGATACACTTCATCGGGCTGAATGTTGTAGATAATATGGCCGAGTTGACCACCGTCGGAAAGATCGCCGTAATGAAGGAAGAGTCGTGCACCTGGCTGATGGGGGTCAGCATAAATATGATCTATCCTGCCGGTATTGAAAGTGCTTGCTCTCCTTATAATACCATGAACTTCATAACCCTTGGAAAGAAGAAATTCTGCCAGATATGATCCATCCTGTCCGGTAATTCCTGTTATTAGTGCTTTTTTCATATTGGACCCTTATATATATTGATTTTAAATAAATAAAAGCAGTTTTTAACGTTTAGTAAATAACAATATCCCGGACCATTTACGTGTATATGTTCAAACAGTCCGGGATGATATTTTCAGTTGAACTCAAGGCTCAGAAAAATTGCCTAATTAAACTTGTCAGATGCTACTGTTTCCTTTCCCAATCCCAGGCTGTTTTGATAATGAATTCAAGATCATCGTGTCTTGGTGCCCAGCCCGTCGTGCTGCGGAGGCGGGAGCTATCAGCCACGAGTGCAGGGGGATCGCCGGCCCGTCTAGGTGAATTTTCCACAGGAAAATCAATACCTGTAATTTTCTTTGCGATACCCACAACATCATTTACGGAAAATCCGTGACCGTAACCGCAGTTCATTTGCCCTGTCCTGCCAGTATCCATTAGATAACTTAAGGCGCGGATATGTGCATCAGCAAGATCATTAACATGGATATAGTCTCGTATACATGTGCCGTCAGGTGTGGGATAGTCTGTTCCGTAAA
This genomic window from Pseudomonadota bacterium contains:
- a CDS encoding four helix bundle protein — encoded protein: MDKKVTSRINSVRDLDVYKKAFDTAMLIFEISKSFPKDETYSLTDQIRRSSRSVCSNLSEGWRKRRYKAVFLNKLTDASQEASETQTWLEFACKCNYINGELFGKLDEAYEHIFAMLNVMEKKVDNFCK
- the gmd gene encoding GDP-mannose 4,6-dehydratase — protein: MKKALITGITGQDGSYLAEFLLSKGYEVHGIIRRASTFNTGRIDHIYADPHQPGARLFLHYGDLSDGGQLGHIIYNIQPDEVYHLAAQSHVRVSFDMPEYTGDSTALGTTRLLEAIRRSGITTKYYQASSSELFGGTPPPQNEKSPFYPRSPYAAAKIYSYWMTINYREGYNLFACNGILFNHESPRRGETFVTRKITRAVANILTGNQKTLYLGNMNSKRDWGFAPEYVEMMWLMLQQEKPDDYVVGTGKSYSVREFVDKAFSYMGIILDWKGEGQDEVGIVASSTWEHVTPGTILVRVDPRYFRPTEVEALQADISKAKEKLGWEPRVTFDELVKIMIDCDVQMVGLTSAREGLEASKRKGFGYTNHNFSVYEQIREH